A single genomic interval of Geotrypetes seraphini chromosome 1, aGeoSer1.1, whole genome shotgun sequence harbors:
- the MLANA gene encoding melanoma antigen recognized by T-cells 1 isoform X2 produces MPRSGAPHPARALSSRGRGYNHLSAEEAAGIAILVIVIVLLLIIGCWYCKKRRGYQVIKNHFGPATVRALMGSYCEKVAPMDIKVPLQEYSNLSLGPVVPDAPPAYSEIDIRSLPPSYSP; encoded by the exons ATGCCAAGATCAGGAGCACCCCATCCAGCGCGGGCACTGAGCAGCAGAGGTAGAGGTTATAACCATCTAAGTGCAGAAGA GGCTGCAGGAATTGCAATCCTTGTAATAGTGATTGTTCTTTTGCTGATCATTGGATGCTGGTATTGCAAGAAACGCAGAGGTTATCAAGTAATTAAG AACCATTTTGGTCCTGCTACGGTCAGAGCTCTGATGGGAAGTTATTGTGAAAAAGTTGCACCAATGGACATAAAAGTGCCACTGCAGGAGTACAGCAACCTGAGCCTTGGACCTGTG GTACCTGATGCTCCACCAGCTTACAGTGAAATTGATATCAGATCACTGCCTCCATCTTATTCCCCATGA